The DNA segment CGTTGGCATTGGCATGAATGGAAATAAACAGATCCGCCTTTTTTTTGTTGGCGATTAAATTTCTCTCTTCAAGCGTCAATGTTTTGTTTTTGGTGCGTGTCAAAAAAGGTTTTAGATGTAAATCATTCTTCAACTTGAAAGCCACTTTGCGCGAAATTTGCAACGCAATATCTGCTTCCTTAGTGCCGTCGGGTCCTTCTGCTCCGGGATCTTCACCCCCGTGTCCCGGATCAATGGCCACCGTTTTAATGCGAAAATCCATCTCGGACACTGGTGTTTTTACCGCCGTTGAAGGCAACGCCTCTACTTTTTCAGGGATGGAAGCCGCATCTTCTTCGTCCGGCGACGCAGAAATCACACTTCCCTTCTTTTTAATTTGGAAACTCGGTATTTTTTCTGTCTGAATGCCGTTTAACTTGTCCAGATATTCCTCTGCCGCTTTTGCCATATCTCCATTGGGATAACGTTCCAGAATGGCCTTCATTGCTTTTTCTGCTTTTGCCTTGTCCCCCTGTTTTTCATAACGGAGAGACCCAATACGATAGAGAGCATCATCGGCCATCAAATCCTGAGGATAGGTTTTTACAAATTCGTTCAAAGATTTAAACGCGCCCTGCAAATCTTCATCGTTATGTGAGATGTTGTATTTCTCCTGTGAAAGGCGGCCGATACTAAAGAGGGATTTAGATGCCTGATCTGATTTGGGGTAAGCCGTCACAATCTGTTCAAATTGTTTGACGCATTTATCCCAACCCCTGCTGACTGTTTTATCCAGCGTGTGATAACATTTTTGCGCAAAAGCATAATCGGTAATGGGGTCGCCGGCAAAAATTGGAGCGGTTGCGAAAATAAAAATTGCGAAAATAAAACCGAAGATTAATTTCATAATGGGGCTTATACTAGCACAGCCATAAAACATCCTACAATGTCATTTTCAAATATGACGGGTCCTGTCCCTGCGGGTTGCACGCCCTCCCAAAAGATCGGGCTGACAACCCTCCGGGCCACCCGTCACAATGGTGTTATTTTGACTTTTTAAAGAGAGATTCAAGTTTGGCTTTCTGAGTTTCTTTATCCGCGGTTTTCACCTGAATTTGCGGATCGAAAACAAAATAATCGCAAAAATTTGCTTTTTCTTTGTCGGAGACATATTCGGCCTGCGGTTCACGACACTCACGGTGCGCTTTTATATCGTAAAATTGACACTGGTAGCAACAATGAAGGTCGTGATCGCAGGAGGGACAAACATCACATCTCCCCACCCTGCCCAAAACGGGAACTTCTTTCTGACAAAAAGCGCACTTTGACATAGTATTTCAAAAAAAGCTGTCAGCGGTCAGCTATCAGCTTTCAGCTTGTGAATGATTGATTTTTTATTAACTGACTGCTGATTGCTGATCGCTTTTCCAATTTTACCCCTGCTTTTCCTGATTTTCTTTGTGCTCGATAAGGCTGATGGGACGGGGCTCCGGCTGTTTTTTTGACGGTCTCAAGCGAAGATAAATATCCAAAATGGGGCCTGAGATCATGTAGGCCAGCGAGAAGATAAGCATCATGATATGCGGCTCCCAAGCCAGAATTCCTATCGCGACCGCCGTGATGACAAGCGCAAAAAAGGAAAGCCTGCTTTTAAAATTCCATTCTTTGACACTGGGAAACCGCAACGTGGATACCATTAATAAACCAAGAAACATGGTGAGAATCAAAATCCAATAATTTCGCACCGGAGGGATTGCGAAATAATCATCATAAAAAATAATAAGGGTAGCCAGCACATAAGCCGCCATCGGAATTGGAAGTCCTTGAAAAAATTTCGATTCGATGGAATCGGCCTGCACATTGAAACGAGCCAAACGCAAAGCACCGCAGGCGAAATAGAGAAAAGAAGCAACCCAGCCGAAGCGGTGAAAGTCGTGCAAAGTCCAACTGTAAATCAAGATGCCGGGGGCCATACCAAACGAAGCCAAATCAACGAGCGAATCATATTCAATACCAAATTGGGAACTGCCACGCGTTAACCGCGCCAAACGCCCGTCAAACATGTCAAACACGCCCGCCAGCAAAATGGCCCAAGCGGCCAGCACAAATTCTCCATGAAGTGATTTGATGACGGAAAAAAAACCGCAAAAGAGACTGGCGGTCGTGCAAAGATTCGGAAGAAGATAAACGCCCTTCTTCACCCCTGCTCTTCTATTGATTCGACGTTTGGTGATTTTCATTTTGCTACCTTGGTTCCAAGAATAGTTCTTCCGCCATACACCTTTTGCCCGGGTTTGACAAAAATTTCAACGTTGGTGGGACAATATAAATCGGTGCGAGAACCAAACTGGATAAGACCAAAACGGTCTCCCTGATTCAGCAACATTCCCCCTTGCACATAACTCACAATTCTGCGGGCCAAAAATCCCGCAATCTGCACCACAAGCCAGCGCTGTCTCCCTTCTTCCTCCAACAAAACGGCGTGATGTTCATTTGTTTCCATCGCTTTGGGTTTGAAAGCGGCGGCAAACGTTCCTTCCTTGTAAAAACAATCCACAACTTTTGCCGTTATGGGAGCACGATTGATATGACAATTAAACGGAGACATAAAAATGCTGACGCGTTTTGCTTTGCTCTTGAGGTAATGCTTCTCTTCGTCGTCCACAATTTCCAAAATGGTTCCATCAGCGGGAGAAATAACCAGTCCACGATCCTGTCTGGCCGCTTTGCGAGAGGGATTTCGAAAAAAGATAAGGACATAAAAAGTAAAAAGAACGGGCAACAAGGCGCCCAACGCCCCAAAGAAAAAACCAAGCAGAAGCCCTGCCAAAACCCCTAAAATAAGATAAGGGTAGCTCTCTTGGGTTATAAGCCGGTTTATCGGCCTTTTGCGATAACAAGGTAGCGTCGTTTCCATAAAACTATTCAATCCTAATGATTATTGCGATATTTTTTCAGGATCGCTTCTAATCTGTCTTTGCCGATCAACTTCTTTTTTTGTAATTCTTTTTTTTTGAGCTCTTCTTGAGGAGAAAGAAATAACTTACTGGCCAACTTGGCTAATTGTTTTTCGTAACTGATATGCTCTTTATAAAGAACTTCCAACGTTTCATCTTCACCAACATACCTTTGGATGACATCCAAATCCCTAGGATCCATGCAACCTCCTTTTTAATGATTGTGG comes from the Deltaproteobacteria bacterium genome and includes:
- a CDS encoding N-acetylmuramoyl-L-alanine amidase, with translation MKLIFGFIFAIFIFATAPIFAGDPITDYAFAQKCYHTLDKTVSRGWDKCVKQFEQIVTAYPKSDQASKSLFSIGRLSQEKYNISHNDEDLQGAFKSLNEFVKTYPQDLMADDALYRIGSLRYEKQGDKAKAEKAMKAILERYPNGDMAKAAEEYLDKLNGIQTEKIPSFQIKKKGSVISASPDEEDAASIPEKVEALPSTAVKTPVSEMDFRIKTVAIDPGHGGEDPGAEGPDGTKEADIALQISRKVAFKLKNDLHLKPFLTRTKNKTLTLEERNLIANKKKADLFISIHANANDSPKPTGVQVFYLNNSTNQASKRLAARENKESKKPKNISEKILSTMLQNANTDDSRDLAKLVQTSLVTHLAKKYRAVKDLKVDSALFYVLVGAKSPSILVETSFITNPKEEKRLKDSQYQWEIAEGITNGIKKYIETRHKVATSL
- the pssA gene encoding CDP-diacylglycerol--serine O-phosphatidyltransferase yields the protein MKITKRRINRRAGVKKGVYLLPNLCTTASLFCGFFSVIKSLHGEFVLAAWAILLAGVFDMFDGRLARLTRGSSQFGIEYDSLVDLASFGMAPGILIYSWTLHDFHRFGWVASFLYFACGALRLARFNVQADSIESKFFQGLPIPMAAYVLATLIIFYDDYFAIPPVRNYWILILTMFLGLLMVSTLRFPSVKEWNFKSRLSFFALVITAVAIGILAWEPHIMMLIFSLAYMISGPILDIYLRLRPSKKQPEPRPISLIEHKENQEKQG
- a CDS encoding phosphatidylserine decarboxylase family protein, which translates into the protein METTLPCYRKRPINRLITQESYPYLILGVLAGLLLGFFFGALGALLPVLFTFYVLIFFRNPSRKAARQDRGLVISPADGTILEIVDDEEKHYLKSKAKRVSIFMSPFNCHINRAPITAKVVDCFYKEGTFAAAFKPKAMETNEHHAVLLEEEGRQRWLVVQIAGFLARRIVSYVQGGMLLNQGDRFGLIQFGSRTDLYCPTNVEIFVKPGQKVYGGRTILGTKVAK
- a CDS encoding DUF465 domain-containing protein, with product MDPRDLDVIQRYVGEDETLEVLYKEHISYEKQLAKLASKLFLSPQEELKKKELQKKKLIGKDRLEAILKKYRNNH